One genomic window of Luteitalea pratensis includes the following:
- a CDS encoding multidrug effflux MFS transporter, with amino-acid sequence MTEAPRGHAGLILLLGSLTAIAPMSIDMYLPAFPALQATFATDAAAVQRTLSVFFIGLALGQLFYGPLSDRYGRRRPLLVGLALYTVASAGCALAGSIPQLMCWRGLQALGGCAGVVMARAVVRDVFGPREAARVLSSLMLVMGVAPILAPMVGGWVLAHAGWRALFGILVAFGAATWVAVARGLPDTPPAARATTLTVASVAAAFGRVARHARFRRFAGAGALAQCVLFAYIAGAPFLYMQVLGLSPTGFAAMFGLNSLGLIAASQINRGLLTRETARDVLSRALVLQILAAALFVVLARAVTPGLFRLAGPVWLVVLLLGFVLPNTTALALAPFDRDAGTASALLGSLQYGTSGLATLVVSAAFDGTLRPMAVAILLFVGGAWVLATRRIPAQPDL; translated from the coding sequence GTGACTGAAGCCCCACGCGGCCACGCCGGCCTGATCCTGCTCCTCGGCAGCCTGACGGCGATCGCGCCGATGTCCATCGACATGTACCTGCCGGCATTTCCAGCGTTGCAGGCCACCTTCGCCACCGACGCCGCCGCGGTGCAGCGGACGCTCTCGGTGTTCTTCATCGGGCTCGCCCTCGGACAACTCTTCTACGGGCCGCTGTCGGACCGCTATGGGCGTCGGCGCCCCCTGCTGGTCGGGCTGGCGCTCTACACCGTCGCCTCGGCCGGCTGTGCGCTGGCCGGTTCGATTCCTCAACTGATGTGCTGGCGCGGGCTGCAGGCGCTCGGCGGTTGTGCCGGGGTGGTCATGGCGCGTGCCGTGGTCCGCGACGTGTTCGGGCCGCGCGAGGCGGCTCGCGTCCTGTCGTCGCTGATGCTCGTCATGGGTGTCGCCCCCATCCTGGCGCCGATGGTCGGCGGATGGGTGCTCGCGCACGCCGGGTGGCGGGCGCTGTTCGGCATCCTGGTCGCGTTCGGGGCGGCGACGTGGGTCGCCGTGGCGCGAGGCCTGCCCGACACCCCGCCAGCGGCCCGGGCGACGACACTCACGGTGGCCAGCGTGGCTGCGGCCTTCGGGAGGGTCGCGAGGCACGCGAGGTTCCGGCGCTTCGCAGGCGCCGGGGCGCTGGCCCAGTGCGTGCTGTTTGCCTACATCGCCGGTGCGCCGTTCCTCTACATGCAGGTCCTCGGGCTGTCGCCGACGGGGTTTGCCGCCATGTTCGGCCTCAATTCGCTGGGGCTGATCGCGGCGTCGCAGATCAACCGCGGCCTGCTGACTCGTGAGACGGCCCGCGACGTGCTCTCGCGAGCGCTGGTCCTGCAGATCCTTGCGGCGGCGTTGTTCGTAGTCCTGGCGAGGGCGGTGACCCCCGGCCTGTTCCGCCTCGCGGGCCCCGTGTGGCTGGTCGTGCTCCTGCTCGGGTTCGTCCTGCCCAACACCACCGCGCTGGCGTTGGCGCCGTTCGATCGCGACGCGGGCACCGCGTCGGCGTTGCTCGGGTCGCTGCAGTACGGTACGTCCGGGCTGGCCACCCTCGTGGTGTCGGCGGCGTTTGACGGCACGCTCAGGCCGATGGCTGTGGCGATTCTGCTCTTCGTGGGTGGGGCGTGGGTGCTGGCGACCCGCCGGATCCCCGCGCAGCCGGACCTTTAG
- a CDS encoding FKBP-type peptidyl-prolyl cis-trans isomerase, which produces MILEPTQPSRRALLLGLLTSVTAAACGGSSDTAPTPVNETWVANVPFSTTDLTVGTGDEVVNGLVLSVDYVGWLYSTATSDNKGNPFDTSCPSTCSPLQFTVGAGRLIKGFEQGVVGMKIGGIRRVTIPPDLAYGATGSSPAIPPNATLIFEIRANGVVVTAA; this is translated from the coding sequence ATGATCCTCGAACCCACGCAACCATCACGCCGTGCCTTGCTGCTCGGACTCCTGACTTCCGTGACCGCGGCCGCCTGTGGTGGCAGCAGCGACACGGCGCCGACACCCGTCAACGAAACCTGGGTGGCCAACGTGCCGTTCTCCACCACGGATTTGACGGTCGGAACTGGCGACGAAGTTGTCAACGGCCTGGTTCTCAGCGTTGACTACGTCGGCTGGCTTTACAGCACCGCGACGTCGGACAACAAGGGCAACCCGTTTGATACGTCGTGTCCGAGCACGTGCAGCCCCTTGCAATTCACTGTGGGGGCAGGCCGGTTGATCAAGGGGTTCGAGCAGGGTGTCGTGGGTATGAAGATAGGGGGGATCCGGCGCGTGACGATCCCTCCCGATCTGGCATACGGCGCGACGGGTTCCAGTCCTGCAATTCCGCCCAATGCGACGCTCATTTTCGAGATCCGCGCCAATGGCGTCGTGGTTACTGCGGCCTAG
- a CDS encoding M16 family metallopeptidase gives MSKRLPCTFSFALLSALVVALPMGQSADRLAAARARSSTPGQRPARPPRPREAPQAPPRSPVAPSTAARVPQAPAVPKVEFEKFTLPNGLQVILHVDRKLPIVHVNQWFHVGSKNEKPGRTGFAHLFEHMMFQGSKNVPGEYFNIAEKAGANLHEGGVNGTTDNDRTNYFATVPSGNLETLLWVESDRLATLLDVTDQKKLDNQRDVVKNERRQGLENQPYGRWIDILFDQLFPRGHPYSWPVIGSMEDLSAASLDDVKDFFRRYYTPNNLSLVIAGDFDPAQARALVEKYFGSIQPGPALDRPDRWVSSLDAERIVEVADRVPQERTYMIWPAPEYFAADDAALNLASRILTDGLSSRLNKALVYDKPLCTAVSSFPLGAEIAGAIVVQATARPGSSLGEVERIVTEQIALLAKAGPTQAELDRARTKQEFEFVSGLERIGGFGGKADLLNQYNVYLGEPGKFEADMGRYRTVAVGDVRAAVDRWLNTRNRLLIHFRPETSGRPAESTLDRSKQPALGEDRPFRAPTVQTATLDNGLELLVVERSDLPKVAITVATRAGAIADPAGKDGLAQMTIRAIDMGTATRKALDIENAFGDLGATLAGSVGREYSFVNFEVLKRNLSPAIGITADVVMNATFPEAEVEREKKRQLDLLAQTEKNGGAIASRVRAILAFGPDHPYGRPAQGFPRTIQGITRDDLVSFHKDRWKPGSSAIVFVGAVTLAEATALATQHFGAWSGGAASPVTIPAAKPAPAGRIYLVDRQDAAQTNVQQFLPAPRRDSDDYYALLLADAVWGGGGFGTRLNMNLREEKGYSYGVFSTLQLLKEAGSWYASGGVQTDKTKESVVEFDKELKALGGAREITADEFATARQVKTRGYAQQFEAFTRVAGEIATLWSQGLPMTELQREYDETARATLDATLAAAKKYARPERASIVLVGDRRTVEAGLRELALGEVVVLDSEGKPAAAAGGTGSGSGR, from the coding sequence ATGTCGAAACGCCTGCCGTGCACATTCTCGTTCGCACTGCTGTCTGCGCTCGTCGTGGCCTTGCCGATGGGCCAGTCGGCGGACCGCCTCGCGGCTGCTCGAGCGCGGTCGTCAACGCCCGGCCAGCGCCCGGCCCGGCCACCCCGGCCCAGGGAGGCCCCGCAGGCACCGCCGCGGTCGCCCGTGGCGCCATCCACGGCGGCGCGCGTGCCGCAGGCCCCCGCCGTGCCGAAGGTGGAGTTCGAGAAGTTCACGCTGCCCAACGGCCTGCAGGTCATCCTGCACGTCGATCGCAAGCTGCCGATCGTCCACGTCAACCAGTGGTTCCACGTCGGCTCGAAGAACGAGAAGCCGGGCCGCACGGGCTTCGCGCATCTCTTCGAGCACATGATGTTCCAGGGCTCGAAGAACGTCCCGGGCGAGTACTTCAACATCGCCGAGAAGGCCGGCGCCAACCTGCACGAAGGTGGCGTCAACGGCACCACCGACAACGACCGCACGAACTACTTCGCGACGGTGCCCTCGGGCAACCTCGAGACGCTGCTGTGGGTCGAGTCCGATCGGCTGGCGACGCTGCTCGACGTCACCGATCAGAAGAAGCTGGACAACCAGCGCGACGTCGTCAAGAACGAACGGCGGCAGGGCCTCGAGAACCAGCCGTACGGACGGTGGATCGACATCCTCTTCGATCAGCTCTTCCCCCGGGGCCACCCGTATTCGTGGCCGGTCATCGGCAGCATGGAGGACCTGAGCGCCGCGTCCCTGGACGACGTGAAGGACTTCTTCCGCCGCTACTACACGCCCAACAACCTGTCGCTTGTCATCGCCGGCGATTTCGATCCCGCCCAGGCCAGGGCGCTCGTCGAGAAGTATTTCGGGTCGATCCAGCCCGGGCCTGCCCTCGATCGGCCAGACCGCTGGGTGTCCTCGCTCGACGCCGAGCGCATCGTCGAAGTCGCCGATCGGGTGCCGCAGGAACGGACCTACATGATCTGGCCCGCGCCCGAGTACTTCGCGGCCGACGACGCGGCGCTGAACCTGGCGTCGCGGATCCTGACCGACGGGCTGTCGTCGCGGTTGAACAAGGCGCTCGTGTACGACAAGCCGTTGTGCACGGCGGTGAGCTCGTTTCCACTCGGCGCCGAGATTGCGGGCGCAATCGTCGTGCAGGCGACTGCACGCCCTGGTTCTTCGCTCGGCGAGGTCGAGCGAATCGTCACCGAGCAGATTGCGCTGCTGGCGAAAGCGGGCCCGACGCAGGCCGAACTCGATCGGGCGCGCACGAAGCAGGAGTTCGAGTTCGTCTCCGGGCTGGAGCGCATCGGTGGGTTCGGCGGCAAGGCGGACCTGTTGAACCAGTACAACGTGTACCTCGGCGAACCCGGCAAATTCGAGGCCGACATGGGTCGCTACCGCACGGTGGCGGTTGGCGACGTCCGCGCCGCCGTCGATCGGTGGCTGAACACGCGCAACCGGCTGCTCATCCACTTCCGCCCCGAGACGTCGGGCCGGCCCGCGGAGTCCACGCTCGATCGTTCGAAACAGCCGGCGCTCGGCGAGGACCGGCCGTTCCGCGCGCCAACGGTGCAGACGGCAACGCTGGACAACGGCCTCGAGCTCCTGGTCGTCGAGCGATCGGATCTGCCGAAGGTGGCGATTACCGTCGCGACGCGGGCGGGAGCGATTGCCGATCCCGCGGGCAAGGACGGGCTCGCGCAGATGACCATCCGTGCCATCGACATGGGCACGGCGACCCGCAAGGCGCTCGACATCGAGAACGCGTTCGGCGATCTCGGCGCGACGCTGGCCGGGAGCGTTGGCCGCGAGTACTCGTTCGTCAACTTCGAAGTGTTGAAGCGGAACCTGTCGCCGGCCATCGGCATCACGGCCGACGTCGTGATGAACGCGACGTTCCCCGAGGCCGAGGTCGAGCGCGAGAAGAAGCGGCAGCTCGACCTGCTGGCGCAGACCGAGAAGAACGGCGGCGCCATTGCGTCCCGGGTCCGCGCGATCCTCGCGTTCGGACCTGACCATCCGTACGGACGTCCGGCCCAGGGCTTCCCGCGGACGATCCAGGGCATCACGCGCGACGATCTCGTCTCGTTCCACAAGGATCGCTGGAAGCCGGGAAGTTCGGCGATCGTCTTCGTGGGGGCGGTCACCCTTGCGGAGGCGACAGCGCTCGCAACGCAGCATTTCGGCGCGTGGAGCGGCGGCGCGGCCTCGCCCGTCACGATACCTGCCGCGAAGCCGGCGCCGGCTGGGCGGATCTACCTGGTCGATCGGCAGGATGCGGCGCAGACCAACGTCCAGCAGTTCCTCCCCGCGCCGCGGCGCGACAGCGACGATTACTACGCACTGCTGCTCGCCGACGCCGTGTGGGGCGGTGGCGGCTTCGGCACGCGCCTCAACATGAACCTTCGCGAGGAGAAGGGCTACTCCTACGGCGTGTTCTCGACACTGCAGCTGCTGAAGGAAGCCGGTTCCTGGTACGCGTCGGGCGGTGTCCAGACCGACAAGACCAAGGAGTCGGTCGTCGAGTTCGACAAGGAACTGAAGGCTCTCGGCGGTGCCAGGGAGATCACCGCCGACGAGTTCGCGACCGCCAGGCAGGTGAAGACGCGCGGCTACGCGCAGCAGTTCGAGGCGTTCACGCGCGTCGCCGGCGAGATCGCCACCCTCTGGTCGCAGGGGCTGCCGATGACGGAACTGCAGCGCGAATACGACGAGACCGCCAGGGCGACGCTGGACGCGACGCTCGCCGCCGCGAAGAAGTACGCGCGTCCGGAGCGCGCGTCGATCGTCCTCGTCGGCGACCGGCGCACCGTCGAGGCCGGCCTGCGCGAACTCGCGCTCGGAGAGGTCGTGGTCCTCGATTCCGAGGGCAAGCCCGCGGCTGCCGCAGGCGGCACAGGATCGGGGAGCGGCAGGTAA
- a CDS encoding DUF4097 family beta strand repeat-containing protein, giving the protein MSVRLSSAIAASLLVIVPALASAQSLTFEKTVTVGASPSLDVSTGSGEVTVQGGSGNAMVIKGTVKVRTGWNVPSNAADLAQRLLANPPITQSGDAVTVGKIADEDTRRAVSVSYQITVPAPTAVQANSGSGSVSVTGVGGAVKANSGSGSVTAASIGGDVDLRTGSGDISLKDGKKGAALSTGSGSIQATLSGQGDVKANTGSGDISLTGVVGLLTASTGSGSIGVSGKPTGDWKVSAASGNVTVDVPEEQGFSLDASTSSGSLDITAPLTVQGRIDRRRVQGTVHGGGPMLRLSTASGNIAVK; this is encoded by the coding sequence ATGTCCGTTCGCCTGTCGTCGGCGATTGCCGCCTCGCTGCTCGTCATCGTTCCCGCGCTGGCTTCGGCCCAGTCGCTCACCTTCGAGAAGACCGTGACCGTCGGGGCGTCGCCCTCGCTCGACGTGTCCACCGGCAGCGGTGAGGTCACCGTGCAGGGTGGCAGCGGCAACGCGATGGTCATCAAGGGCACCGTGAAGGTGCGCACGGGCTGGAACGTGCCGTCCAATGCCGCCGATCTCGCACAGCGCCTGCTGGCCAACCCGCCGATCACACAGAGCGGTGACGCCGTGACGGTGGGCAAGATCGCCGACGAGGACACCCGCCGGGCGGTGTCGGTCTCCTACCAGATCACGGTGCCCGCACCGACCGCAGTGCAGGCCAACTCAGGCTCCGGCTCGGTGTCGGTGACCGGTGTCGGTGGCGCGGTGAAGGCCAACAGCGGCTCGGGCAGCGTCACGGCGGCCTCGATCGGCGGCGACGTCGACCTCCGGACCGGCTCGGGCGACATCAGCCTGAAGGACGGCAAGAAGGGTGCGGCGCTGTCGACTGGCAGCGGCAGCATCCAGGCGACGCTCAGCGGCCAGGGCGACGTGAAGGCGAACACCGGCAGCGGCGACATCTCGCTCACCGGCGTCGTCGGCCTGCTCACCGCATCGACGGGTAGCGGCAGCATCGGTGTCTCGGGCAAGCCGACCGGTGACTGGAAGGTTTCGGCCGCATCCGGCAACGTCACGGTCGACGTGCCCGAAGAGCAGGGCTTCTCGCTCGACGCCAGCACCAGTTCAGGGAGCCTCGACATCACCGCACCGCTGACGGTGCAGGGCCGCATCGATCGGCGTCGTGTGCAGGGCACGGTGCACGGCGGCGGCCCCATGCTCCGGCTCAGCACCGCGAGCGGCAATATCGCCGTCAAGTAG
- a CDS encoding DUF4097 family beta strand repeat-containing protein yields the protein MSLRFSPALAASLLTLAPILAMAQPVPFERSLNVGAAPTLDVSSGSGDVTVRAAAGGAIVVKGLVSVNKGSNAPANAAEIAKQVAANPPIEQTGDAVKVGRISDETTRNAVSIAYEISVPAATGVVVGTGSGDVVVTGVKTVKASSGSGDVSVAGISGEVDVRTGSGDIALKDAMNKANFSTGSGDIVAALSGSGDVRASTGSGDIRLTGVVGLLSASTGSGSISVEGKPTGDWKVSSASGDVEVAVPAEQGYTLDASTASGDLAVASGLNIEKQPGHRRAQGAVRGGGPTLRLSTASGDIAVK from the coding sequence ATGTCCCTGCGTTTTTCGCCCGCGCTCGCCGCCTCGCTGTTGACCCTCGCCCCGATCCTGGCCATGGCGCAGCCGGTCCCGTTCGAACGCTCGCTGAACGTCGGCGCGGCTCCCACGCTCGACGTCTCCAGCGGCAGCGGTGATGTCACTGTCCGCGCGGCCGCCGGTGGAGCGATTGTCGTCAAGGGGCTGGTCTCGGTGAACAAGGGCTCGAACGCACCGGCCAATGCCGCCGAGATCGCGAAGCAGGTGGCCGCCAATCCGCCGATCGAGCAGACCGGCGACGCCGTCAAGGTCGGACGCATCAGCGACGAGACGACCCGCAACGCCGTGTCGATCGCCTATGAGATCAGCGTGCCCGCCGCCACGGGCGTGGTCGTCGGCACCGGGTCAGGCGACGTCGTGGTGACGGGAGTGAAGACCGTGAAGGCCAGCAGTGGCTCGGGAGACGTGAGCGTGGCCGGCATCTCCGGCGAGGTGGACGTGCGCACCGGCTCGGGCGACATCGCCCTGAAGGACGCGATGAACAAGGCCAATTTCAGCACCGGCAGCGGCGACATCGTGGCGGCGCTCTCGGGCTCCGGCGACGTCCGCGCCTCGACGGGCAGCGGCGACATCAGGCTGACCGGCGTCGTCGGCCTGTTGAGCGCCAGCACCGGCAGCGGCAGCATCAGCGTGGAGGGCAAGCCGACCGGCGACTGGAAGGTGTCCTCGGCTTCCGGTGACGTCGAAGTGGCCGTGCCGGCCGAACAGGGCTACACGCTGGACGCGAGCACGGCCTCGGGCGACCTCGCCGTGGCGTCCGGCCTCAACATCGAGAAGCAGCCCGGACACCGGCGCGCCCAGGGCGCCGTCCGCGGCGGCGGCCCGACGCTGCGCCTCAGCACTGCGAGCGGCGATATCGCCGTCAAGTAG
- a CDS encoding PadR family transcriptional regulator, whose translation MERTPDIVKGTLDLLVLKALSWGPAHGYAVARWIEGATDDLLAVGEGTLYPALHRLEERGLVTATWGASENNRRAKYYELTRPGRLRLQVEVASWERYAAAISAALVAPALQ comes from the coding sequence ATGGAACGCACTCCCGACATCGTCAAAGGCACGCTCGACCTCCTCGTCCTCAAGGCCCTCAGCTGGGGACCGGCCCATGGCTACGCCGTCGCGCGCTGGATCGAGGGCGCGACCGACGACCTGCTCGCGGTGGGGGAGGGGACGCTGTACCCGGCGCTGCATCGCCTCGAGGAGCGAGGGCTCGTGACCGCGACATGGGGCGCGTCCGAGAACAATCGCCGCGCGAAGTACTACGAGCTCACGCGGCCGGGGCGCCTGCGGCTGCAGGTCGAGGTCGCGAGCTGGGAGCGGTACGCGGCCGCCATCTCCGCGGCGCTTGTCGCGCCGGCGCTCCAGTAG
- a CDS encoding ABC transporter permease yields MPRWTRFRDLFGPNPRADVDEELSFHIEMRTRELAERGETPERAREIALARVGDLAGPRRECIDIDSRRHRRMARLSFVSDLRHDVAFALRLLRRSPLVALTAVLTLGLGIGATTAIFSVVYAVLLQPLPYPAPGRLYDVHMLYPDGSRYSLSAPDFMSVRQDTRAFEQIEAVADSLGTLIEGEPREVRIARVSDGLFRQLGIDAVEGRTFLAAEHAPGRDAVVVLGHAFWMQAFGGDRGVLGRVLTFGDGRFEIVGVLKPGARLIEAADVYRPLAYGPTFDATTANGRRSEFLTVIGRARQGVDVRAASVDLRAVGRRLQQAFPDTNAGMTIDARPLAEVVTGDVRAPLLMLLGAVAFVLLVACANVAHLLLARVSARRAELGIRAALGATRGRIARQLLVESGVLGVLGGAFGLAIAVIGIRLLVAAQPADIPRLDGIALSQPVLLVGLLSTLGAGLLLGALPAWQATGLSLTSALHEGGRDAGASGGSGRARAFLVVAEVGLAVVLLTGAGLFVRSLVALSHVDPGFRPDRIVTFRLTLTGEAYQEAAEVRRRVDTLVERLRALPGVQAVALTSTLPLSGRGAMNDFAVEGQPPPPANVNQEIAVASVTPGYFDAIGVPLESGRWLADTDRNEAPRVALINEAGVRHWFGGHDPVGRRVVSGTTREIVGVVGNVPQRSLGDPTAPQLFVPYAQRSTRSLRFVVRSAGDVGSQLAAVRAAVRSVDPNLPLTDVTPLREVITASLARNRFYTALLAIFAGVGLVLAATGVFGVMSYAVSQRSQELGIRLALGALPAAVLRLVVRQSLHLTTTGLVAGLAGAVLLARLVQQQLYAVTPLDPLTLVVVAATLTLTALVASFVPARRAARLDPARSMRGE; encoded by the coding sequence ATGCCCCGGTGGACTCGTTTCAGAGACCTGTTCGGCCCCAACCCCCGTGCCGACGTCGACGAGGAACTCTCGTTCCACATCGAGATGCGGACGCGTGAACTCGCCGAGCGCGGCGAGACGCCCGAACGCGCGCGTGAGATTGCCCTCGCACGCGTCGGCGATCTCGCTGGTCCCCGCCGCGAGTGCATCGACATCGACAGCCGAAGGCACCGACGCATGGCACGCCTGTCGTTCGTCTCCGACCTGCGTCACGACGTGGCGTTCGCGCTGCGCCTGCTGCGCCGGAGCCCGCTCGTGGCGCTCACCGCCGTCCTCACGCTCGGACTCGGCATCGGCGCGACGACGGCGATCTTCAGCGTGGTGTACGCGGTGCTGCTGCAGCCGCTGCCGTACCCGGCGCCCGGCCGTCTGTACGACGTCCACATGCTCTACCCGGATGGGTCACGCTACTCGCTGTCGGCGCCCGACTTCATGAGCGTGCGGCAGGACACTCGCGCATTCGAGCAGATCGAGGCAGTCGCCGACAGCCTCGGCACGCTGATCGAGGGCGAGCCCCGGGAAGTGCGGATCGCGCGGGTCAGCGATGGCCTCTTTCGACAACTCGGCATCGATGCCGTCGAGGGACGGACGTTCCTGGCCGCCGAGCACGCGCCGGGGCGGGACGCGGTGGTCGTCCTCGGTCACGCCTTCTGGATGCAGGCGTTCGGCGGCGATCGCGGCGTCCTCGGCCGCGTGTTGACCTTCGGCGACGGCAGGTTCGAGATCGTCGGGGTCCTGAAACCGGGCGCGCGCCTCATCGAGGCTGCCGACGTCTATCGGCCGCTCGCATACGGCCCGACCTTCGACGCCACGACCGCCAACGGGCGTCGTTCGGAGTTCCTGACCGTGATCGGCCGTGCGCGACAGGGTGTCGACGTTCGCGCCGCCAGCGTCGACCTGCGGGCGGTCGGCCGGCGGCTGCAGCAGGCGTTCCCCGACACGAACGCGGGCATGACGATTGACGCCAGACCGCTCGCCGAAGTCGTGACCGGGGACGTCCGTGCGCCGCTGCTCATGCTGCTGGGCGCGGTGGCCTTCGTGCTCCTCGTCGCGTGCGCGAACGTGGCTCACCTGCTCCTCGCGCGCGTCTCGGCACGGCGGGCGGAACTGGGCATCCGTGCGGCGCTCGGCGCCACCCGAGGACGGATCGCCAGGCAATTGCTCGTCGAGAGTGGGGTGCTGGGCGTGCTCGGCGGCGCCTTCGGGCTCGCGATCGCCGTCATCGGCATCAGGCTGCTCGTGGCCGCGCAGCCGGCCGACATTCCACGGCTGGATGGCATCGCGCTGAGCCAGCCGGTGCTCCTCGTCGGCCTGCTCAGCACGCTTGGCGCCGGCCTCCTGCTCGGCGCGTTGCCCGCGTGGCAGGCCACCGGCCTCTCGCTGACCTCCGCGCTGCACGAAGGCGGACGCGATGCGGGCGCGTCGGGAGGCTCAGGCCGCGCCCGCGCGTTCCTCGTCGTCGCCGAAGTGGGACTGGCCGTGGTGCTCCTGACAGGGGCGGGGCTGTTCGTGCGCAGCCTCGTCGCGCTGTCGCACGTCGATCCCGGCTTCCGTCCCGATCGCATCGTCACGTTTCGGCTGACGCTGACTGGCGAGGCGTACCAGGAAGCGGCCGAGGTCCGGCGCCGCGTAGATACCCTCGTGGAGCGCTTGCGCGCGCTTCCCGGCGTCCAGGCCGTGGCCCTCACCAGCACGCTACCGCTGTCAGGCCGAGGCGCGATGAACGACTTTGCCGTCGAAGGGCAGCCGCCCCCTCCGGCCAACGTTAACCAGGAGATTGCGGTCGCGAGCGTGACGCCGGGCTACTTCGATGCGATCGGCGTCCCGCTCGAGAGCGGACGCTGGCTCGCAGACACCGATCGCAACGAGGCGCCGCGCGTGGCGCTGATCAACGAGGCTGGCGTGCGCCACTGGTTCGGTGGCCATGATCCGGTCGGTCGTCGCGTGGTGTCCGGGACGACGCGCGAGATCGTGGGGGTGGTGGGCAACGTGCCGCAACGCTCGCTCGGCGATCCGACAGCACCGCAGCTGTTCGTGCCGTACGCGCAGCGATCCACGCGTTCGCTGCGGTTCGTGGTCCGCAGTGCCGGCGACGTCGGCAGCCAGCTGGCGGCCGTGCGGGCCGCGGTTCGGTCGGTCGATCCGAACCTGCCGTTGACCGACGTCACGCCACTCCGCGAAGTCATCACGGCCTCGCTCGCGCGGAACCGGTTCTACACCGCGCTCCTCGCGATTTTTGCCGGCGTCGGCCTGGTGCTGGCCGCGACAGGCGTTTTCGGTGTCATGAGTTATGCGGTGAGCCAGCGGTCGCAGGAACTCGGCATCCGCCTGGCCCTTGGTGCCTTGCCGGCGGCGGTGCTACGGCTCGTCGTGCGCCAGTCGCTGCACCTCACGACGACCGGGCTGGTGGCGGGACTGGCCGGAGCGGTGCTGCTCGCCCGCCTGGTCCAGCAGCAACTCTACGCGGTCACGCCTCTCGATCCACTGACGCTGGTCGTCGTGGCGGCAACGCTCACGCTGACGGCGCTGGTGGCGAGCTTCGTCCCGGCTCGACGCGCTGCGAGACTCGATCCGGCGCGGTCGATGCGCGGCGAGTAG